Proteins found in one Primulina eburnea isolate SZY01 chromosome 16, ASM2296580v1, whole genome shotgun sequence genomic segment:
- the LOC140817294 gene encoding small ribosomal subunit protein eS10z, which translates to MIIPEKNRREISKYLFQEGVCFAKKDYNLAKHPEIDVPNLQVIKLMQSFKSKEYVRETFAWMHYYWYLTNDGIEFLRTYLNLPSEIVPATLKKSAKPLGRPMGGPPGDRPRGPPRFEGDRPRFGDRDGYRAGPRGPPGEFGGDKGGAPADYQPAFRGSGGRPGFGRGSGGAPPS; encoded by the exons ATG ATCATCCCGGAGAAGAACAGGAGAGAGATCTCAAAATACCTCttccaag AGGGTGTGTGCTTTGCGAAGAAGGATTATAATCTCGCGAAGCATCCGGAAATTGATGTGCCCAATCTCCAGGTGATCAAGCTGATGCAGAGCTTCAAATCGAAGGAATATGTGCGTGAGACATTCGCGTGGATGCATTATTATTGGTACCTTACCAATGATGGCATTGAATTCCTACGCACATACCTCAATCTGCCATCGGAGATCGTGCCTGCCACGCTGAAGAAGTCTGCCAAGCCCCTCGGCCGTCCAATGGGTGGTCCCCCTGGTGACCGTCCACG TGGACCTCCAAGATTCGAGGGTGACAGGCCAAGATTTGGTGATAGAGATGGCTACCGCGCTGGGCCAAGAGGACCACCAGGTGAATTTGGCGGTGACAAGGGTGGAGCACCAGCTGATTACCAACCTGCCTTCAGG GGTTCTGGTGGACGTCCTGGTTTTGGTCGAGGTTCTGGTGGAGCACCTCCCAGTTGA
- the LOC140816860 gene encoding uncharacterized protein, which produces MSEETEDRSLPELETPGLEQSSEQFPVFKQSNNKYTRAFLLEFCDAEFRGKLPPDFDLLTLRELDGASEDKIEGKRRSSNPSLWCPLPSKRWNFNLPAERWDCRSFVLSKGSQSQITFPSEKRGATFQPSLGQSGYQAGSLAPKCDQFQLRKSGNPYRPPHCLKIDNVKFHSNASLGEIDLAKKKEPFLEKLWSVTVEQCETATADNFVLDKTEACVAQENSSKGSGATQIRGSFSVTDSSNRRSTAPPNNPPPSLLQTNSGCPTNLIEKTPQLLDYCSEHGMEVFMKPCFSTIENNQGDLVRCTTEDDTEYEFPFSDVEIYLNSILGECEASWTNEGGGDNVELGIIKDEKCPSDDEWAEISQILQLERLYDHISNSKIENHSPENLDFNILYNSDEEASSGAEINLPDEDTLITNDDFIFPPLPTSSINCNCGEYDSSTSHLAAKITKNPEALNSLKHSFKVQPFLDAPRLVTWGELHSLQHQSHDMLHSKMPYFHLGMIE; this is translated from the exons ATGAGCGAAGAAACTGAAGACCGAAGTTTACCGGAGTTGGAGACTCCGGGGTTGGAGCAGAGTTCGGAGCAGTTTCCAGT GTTCAAACAGTCGAATAATAAGTATACGAGAGCATTTCTTTTGGAATTTTGCGATGCGGAGTTTCGCGGCAAATTACCTCCAGATTTTGATCTGTTAACTTTGCG TGAACTAGATGGTGCATCTGAGGATAAAATAGAAGGCAAAAGGAGATCTAGCAATCCATCACTCTGGTGTCCGTTGCCGTCCAAGAGATGGAATTTTAATTTACCAGCTGAAAGGTGGGATTGTCGGTCATTCGTTCTTAGTAAAGGGAGTCAATCGCAAATAACTTTCCCTTCAG AGAAGAGAGGTGCCACATTTCAGCCTTCACTCGGACAAAGTGGATATCAGGCTGGAAGTTTGGCCCCTAAATGTGACCAATTTCAACTTCGAAAGAGTGGCAACCCTTACCGCCCTCCGCATTGTCTCAAG ATTGATAATGTGAAATTTCACTCTAATGCTTCACTTGGGGAAATTGATTTGGCAAAAAAGAAGGAACCCTTCCTGGAGAAATTGTGGTCAGTGACCGTTGAGCAATGTGAGACTGCAACTGCTGATAATTTTGTGCTGGATAAGACCG AAGCTTGTGTTGCTCAAGAAAATAGCAGCAAAGGATCTGGCGCTACCCAAATTAGGGGGAGTTTTAGTGTTACAGATTCCAGCAACCGACGCTCTACAGCACCGCCAAATAATCCTCCCCCCAGTCTTTTGCAAACTAATAGTGGTTGCCCTACAAATCTTATTGAG AAGACACCACAACTTCTGGATTATTGTTCAGAACATGGAATGGAAGTCTTTATGAAACCATGTTTCTCCACAATAGAGAATAACCAAGGAGATTTAGTCCGTTGCACAACAGAAGATGACACTGAGTATGAATTTCCTTTCTCAGATGTAGAAATTTACTTAAATTCGATtcttggtgaatgtgaagcctCCTGGACAAATGAAGGAGGGGGAGACAATGTTGAGTTGGGAATAATCAAGGATGAAAAATGCCCCTCTGATGATGAATGGGCTGAAATATCACAAATTCTCCAACTGGAGCGACTCTATGAtcacatatcaaattcaaaaattGAAAACCATTCACCAGAAAATTTGGACTTCAATATTTTGTACAATTCAGATGAAGAAGCCAGTTCAGGTGCTGAAATCAATTTGCCAGATGAAGACACCTTGATCACAAACGATGATTTCATATTTCCTCCTCTCCCAACATCTTCAATTAACTGTAATTGTGGGGAATATGATTCATCAACATCACATTTGGCGGCCAAGATCACAAAAAATCCAGAAGCTCTAAATTCTCTAAAACACAGTTTTAAAGTTCAACCGTTTCTTGACGCCCCAAGATTGGTTACCTGGGGGGAGCTACATTCTCTGCAACATCAATCACATGATATGCTCCATTCAAAAATGCCATATTTCCATCTAGGAATGATCGAGTGA
- the LOC140817001 gene encoding protein REVEILLE 6-like, giving the protein MLSLTTNPPDSFPLDPAAMALPNLGSFSSPGISNAICSPDDPNKKIRKPYTITKSRESWTEPEHDKFLEALHLFDRDWKKIEAFIGSKTVIQIRSHAQKYFLKVQKSGTSEHLPPPRPKRKAAHPYPQKASKIATAVTQAVSAFQSSPAVPDPGFGRRPNSSPLFMHSDAAASNHNWTDNAVHTTSLSHATRDDVKFATQSLPSNYYCSSNESTPRTRPTVLPDFAQVYSFIGSVFDPNVTDQLQELKKMDPIDVETVLLLMKNLSINLASPDFEDHRRLLSSYEIDSEKDSAYDVIDHILGSESEDAT; this is encoded by the exons ATGTTATCACTCACCACAAACCCACCAGATAGCTTCCCCTTGGATCCGGCGGCGATGGCCTTGCCGAATCTCGGCTCCTTCTCTTCTCCCGGGATCTCCAATGCCATATGTTCGCCCGACGACCCAAATAAGAAGATCCGAAAGCCCTACACCATCACCAAGTCGCGCGAGAGCTGGACGGAGCCGGAGCACGACAAGTTTCTGGAGGCACTACACCT TTTTGATCGTGATTGGAAGAAGATTGAAGCATTTATTGGATCAAAGACAGTCATTCAG ATTCGTAGCCATGCACAGAAGTATTTTCTGAAAGTTCAAAAGAGTGGAACAAGTGAACATTTGCCTCCACCTCGGCCAAAAAGGAAAGCTGCCCATCCCTATCCGCAGAAAGCTTCTAAAATTG CAACGGCGGTCACGCAAGCAGTGTCAGCTTTCCAATCATCCCCTGCTGTTCCCGATCCTGGATTTGGAAGGAGGCCCAATTCTTCACCGTTATTCATGCATTCTGATGCTGCAGCATCCAACCATAACTGGACAGACAATGCTGTGCACACTACCAGTTTGTCACATGCAACTAGAG ATGATGTAAAATTTGCTACACAGTCACTGCCCAGTAATTACTATTGCAGCAGCAATGAGAGCACTCCACGTACAAGGCCAACAG TTCTTCCTGATTTTGCTCAAGTATACAGCTTCATAGGAAGTGTCTTTGATCCAAATGTGACGGACCAATTGCAGGAATTGAAGAAAATGGACCCAATTGATGTTGAGACA GTGTTATTGTTGATGAAAAATCTATCCATCAATCTGGCCAgtcctgatttcgaggatcat AGAAGGTTACTTTCATCATACGAGATCGACTCGGAGAAAGATAGTGCTTATGATGTAATTGATCACATCCTTGGTAGTGAATCTGAGGATGCCACGTAA